One genomic region from Alteromonas pelagimontana encodes:
- the pbp4b gene encoding penicillin binding protein PBP4B, protein MSQLRSRFFAIVCCTAFIVSCASQQYSQMPSANTGKRIKSLVIHFTAINYEKSVTALVKEGGLSSHYLVPESHDDTYGNDKIEAIQLVEESERAWHAGESYWQSRTHLNDSSIGIEIVNVPQCQWDEALSPLHTEYGDNRLCIFPDYDPAQIEAVISLAQDILKRNPDIEPTAVVGHADIAFNRKNDPGPRFPWFQLYQAGVGAWYENDTLASYWQMFNDARPNVGLIQAALRAYGYGITETGTLDLPTINAISAFQSHFLPYHLTGQPDNKTAGALFALLKKYFPQKANKLIKRYQNENAARSEAAAITPVHGQVDDIYPQQERSSRQDVNDKARFKSYSGRGEMTIVASEDADATIAINGETLNIASPLMAGKPYHYSLKRRTHDGVNTLAVASVTPSSANVHITIPYPTLVDDTAAWKKRFTAVDNLIKQDINNGFPGAVLLVVKNGAVVKHTAYGYARRYDTDGTPLASSEPMTLETGFDLASNTKMFATTLTLMHLSGQGKVDINQPVYHYLPEYRGSGRESRTVRDLLTHQSGYAPEVQFFTPNNSDGEAFFSQDKALTAQLLLNRVPFVVGNGVNASYSDTNFMLLGLLIERITGMTLDQYCERVLYTPLGLSHTLFNPLRKGLSAYEFAATELRGNTRDDSMSFPNIRTHTLRAEVHDEKAFYAMGGVSGHAGLFSTAKDMGVMIQMLLNGGGYGNVKLFSEDIVNTFTKPAANHPGFGLGWRRPADGANRWHFGPYASASAYGHTGWTGTVTVIDPELDMGIVLLTNARHSPIVKDSNGNPRFTGTDFETAKYGSVIAKIYETLLNAR, encoded by the coding sequence ATGTCACAATTACGATCACGCTTTTTCGCCATAGTATGTTGTACGGCTTTTATCGTCAGTTGCGCGAGTCAGCAGTATTCTCAGATGCCTTCGGCGAATACCGGCAAGCGAATAAAATCTCTTGTCATTCACTTCACCGCTATCAACTACGAAAAGAGCGTTACGGCGCTGGTAAAGGAAGGCGGCTTAAGTTCTCACTATCTGGTGCCTGAATCTCACGATGATACCTACGGCAATGACAAGATTGAGGCAATTCAGCTTGTGGAGGAAAGTGAGCGGGCCTGGCACGCAGGTGAAAGCTACTGGCAAAGCCGCACCCATTTAAATGATTCGTCTATTGGTATTGAGATAGTGAACGTGCCGCAGTGCCAGTGGGATGAAGCACTTTCACCTCTGCACACAGAATACGGCGATAACCGATTGTGCATATTTCCAGATTACGACCCTGCACAAATAGAAGCGGTTATTTCTCTGGCGCAGGATATTCTTAAACGCAACCCGGATATTGAACCCACAGCCGTGGTGGGACATGCCGATATCGCCTTTAACCGTAAAAACGATCCGGGCCCACGTTTCCCCTGGTTCCAGCTATATCAAGCGGGCGTGGGAGCCTGGTATGAAAATGATACCCTCGCATCATACTGGCAAATGTTTAACGACGCCAGGCCTAACGTCGGCCTAATACAGGCAGCGCTGCGTGCGTATGGCTATGGAATTACTGAAACCGGTACACTGGATTTACCTACGATCAACGCTATTTCTGCTTTTCAATCGCACTTTTTGCCGTATCACCTAACGGGGCAACCTGACAACAAAACTGCGGGCGCTTTGTTCGCGTTGCTGAAAAAGTATTTCCCCCAAAAAGCCAATAAGTTGATAAAGCGCTACCAAAACGAAAACGCAGCACGAAGCGAGGCTGCTGCTATAACACCTGTTCACGGGCAAGTAGATGACATTTATCCTCAGCAAGAACGATCCAGCCGCCAGGACGTCAACGATAAAGCCCGTTTTAAAAGCTATAGCGGCCGGGGCGAAATGACAATAGTGGCAAGCGAAGATGCTGATGCCACTATTGCGATAAATGGAGAAACGCTAAATATCGCTTCTCCACTTATGGCGGGCAAGCCGTATCACTACTCACTGAAACGGCGAACGCATGATGGCGTTAATACACTTGCTGTAGCATCTGTAACGCCCAGCAGTGCCAACGTGCATATTACTATTCCCTATCCCACGCTTGTCGATGACACCGCGGCATGGAAAAAACGTTTTACGGCAGTAGATAATCTGATTAAACAGGACATTAATAACGGATTTCCTGGCGCAGTGCTGTTGGTTGTGAAAAATGGCGCAGTAGTGAAGCATACCGCGTATGGCTATGCGAGGCGCTATGATACTGATGGAACGCCATTGGCTTCCAGCGAACCCATGACATTGGAAACCGGGTTCGATTTAGCCTCAAATACTAAAATGTTTGCCACTACGCTGACGTTGATGCACTTGTCGGGACAAGGAAAAGTGGATATCAATCAGCCCGTTTACCATTACCTGCCGGAGTACCGGGGCAGCGGCAGAGAAAGCCGCACGGTCAGAGACTTGCTCACCCATCAATCGGGTTATGCACCGGAAGTGCAGTTTTTTACACCCAACAATTCCGATGGCGAAGCGTTTTTCTCGCAAGATAAAGCACTTACTGCACAATTATTATTAAACCGCGTTCCTTTTGTTGTTGGTAATGGGGTGAACGCGTCATACAGCGATACCAACTTTATGCTGCTGGGGCTATTAATAGAACGCATAACTGGAATGACACTGGATCAATACTGTGAACGTGTGCTTTATACGCCGCTGGGGCTAAGCCATACATTGTTTAACCCGCTTCGCAAGGGCTTAAGCGCTTATGAATTCGCTGCCACTGAGTTACGAGGCAATACTCGTGACGATTCCATGAGCTTCCCGAATATTCGTACACACACGTTACGCGCTGAAGTACATGATGAAAAAGCGTTTTATGCTATGGGTGGAGTGTCAGGCCACGCTGGTCTGTTTTCTACGGCCAAAGATATGGGGGTAATGATTCAGATGCTGCTAAACGGCGGCGGCTACGGAAATGTAAAATTGTTTAGTGAAGATATTGTCAATACTTTCACCAAACCTGCAGCTAATCACCCTGGGTTTGGGCTTGGCTGGCGCCGCCCAGCCGATGGTGCCAATCGCTGGCATTTCGGCCCCTATGCCAGCGCCTCGGCCTATGGTCATACTGGATGGACAGGCACAGTTACCGTTATCGACCCGGAACTTGATATGGGTATTGTGCTGCTAACCAATGCGCGCCATAGCCCAATTGTTAAAGACAGCAATGGTAACCCGCGCTTTACCGGCACGGACTTCGAAACTGCAAAATATGGTAGTGTGATCGCAAAAATTTACGAAACGCTTCTTAACGCCCGCTAA
- a CDS encoding DUF962 domain-containing protein gives MVNKSYFVNGNRGLTVNANQTYQSFTEFYPYYLSEHATASCRMLHFIGSWLVLAVVVITVVLQQWALLWLLPVIGYGFAWAGHFFFEKNRPATFRYPLYSLIGDWVMFKDILTGRLSLKGSACDANPPSTSPSSHDNN, from the coding sequence ATGGTTAATAAGTCGTACTTCGTGAATGGGAACAGAGGGCTTACTGTGAATGCCAATCAAACATACCAAAGTTTTACTGAGTTTTATCCGTATTATTTAAGCGAACACGCGACGGCTTCATGTCGCATGTTGCACTTTATCGGTTCTTGGTTGGTGCTGGCCGTTGTTGTAATAACTGTGGTATTACAGCAGTGGGCCCTGCTTTGGTTACTTCCGGTTATTGGCTATGGCTTTGCCTGGGCTGGGCACTTCTTCTTTGAGAAAAATCGCCCTGCCACCTTTCGCTACCCGTTGTACAGCCTCATCGGTGACTGGGTGATGTTTAAAGACATTCTCACTGGCCGATTGTCATTAAAAGGAAGTGCTTGCGACGCCAATCCTCCTTCGACATCGCCGTCTTCTCATGATAATAATTAA
- a CDS encoding VOC family protein — protein sequence MPQPFHLAIPVDNLDDAAAFYGDLLGCERGRSDTQWIDWNFYGHQLVTHKVESTPSAPRHNAVDNHAVPVPHFGVVLTMEVWQQLAERLQESGTTFVIEPYIRFKGQPGEQATMFFHDPAGNALEFKAFASLDQLFAK from the coding sequence ATGCCGCAACCGTTCCATTTAGCAATTCCGGTAGATAATCTCGATGACGCCGCCGCTTTCTACGGCGATTTATTAGGCTGTGAGCGTGGCCGTAGTGACACACAATGGATTGATTGGAATTTCTATGGTCATCAACTGGTGACGCACAAGGTCGAAAGCACGCCTTCGGCTCCGAGACATAATGCAGTGGATAATCACGCAGTGCCCGTGCCGCATTTTGGCGTGGTATTGACTATGGAAGTCTGGCAACAGTTGGCCGAACGCCTGCAAGAATCAGGAACGACATTTGTAATAGAACCTTATATTCGTTTTAAAGGGCAACCCGGCGAGCAGGCCACGATGTTTTTTCACGACCCCGCTGGCAATGCGCTTGAATTTAAAGCGTTTGCGTCGCTCGACCAGCTATTTGCAAAGTAA
- a CDS encoding adenylosuccinate synthase — protein MAKNVVVLGTQWGDEGKGKVVDLLTDRAKYVVRYQGGHNAGHTLVIDGEKTVLHLIPSGILRSNVTCIIGNGVVLSPEALMTEVSMLEARGVPVRERLKISEACPLILPYHIAIDVAREKARGAKAIGTTGRGIGPAYEDKVSRRGLRVGDLFNPEDFAAKLKEVLEYHNFMLTEYYKEDPVDFDKTLADALAVADILKAMVVDVTDVLDKAHKAGLPIMFEGAQGTLLDIDHGTYPYVTSSNTTVGGVATGAGFGPLKLDYVLGIVKAYTTRVGSGPFPTELACDVGEHLGVKGHEFGATTGRKRRTGWFDAVAMKRAVQINSITGFCLTKLDVLDGLETLQICTGYKDADGNIKDVPPMAADGYDLISPVYEEMPGWSDTTFGVTEFSKLPKAARNYINRLEAITGVPVDIISTGPDRNETIVLRHPYDA, from the coding sequence ATGGCAAAGAACGTTGTGGTACTCGGCACCCAATGGGGTGACGAGGGTAAAGGTAAGGTCGTTGATCTTCTCACTGATCGCGCGAAGTATGTGGTTCGTTATCAAGGCGGACATAATGCCGGTCACACCCTGGTAATTGACGGTGAAAAAACCGTGCTTCATTTGATTCCTTCTGGCATTCTGCGGTCTAACGTTACCTGCATTATCGGTAATGGGGTGGTACTCAGCCCGGAAGCACTGATGACAGAAGTTTCCATGCTGGAAGCGCGCGGCGTTCCGGTCCGCGAGCGCTTAAAAATCAGTGAAGCCTGTCCGCTTATTCTTCCTTACCACATTGCTATTGATGTAGCCCGGGAAAAAGCTCGCGGTGCTAAAGCAATTGGTACTACTGGTCGGGGTATTGGTCCAGCATACGAAGATAAGGTTTCTCGCCGAGGATTACGCGTTGGGGATCTTTTCAATCCAGAAGACTTTGCCGCGAAGCTGAAGGAAGTGCTCGAATATCATAACTTCATGCTCACGGAATATTATAAAGAAGACCCTGTAGATTTCGATAAAACTCTTGCCGACGCGTTAGCTGTTGCCGATATTTTAAAAGCGATGGTAGTTGATGTAACAGATGTTTTGGATAAAGCCCACAAAGCCGGTTTGCCCATCATGTTTGAAGGCGCTCAAGGTACGTTGCTGGATATTGACCATGGTACTTATCCTTACGTAACATCTTCCAACACCACGGTAGGTGGCGTAGCCACAGGCGCTGGGTTTGGGCCATTAAAGCTTGATTATGTGCTGGGTATTGTTAAAGCCTACACAACCCGCGTAGGTTCTGGCCCGTTCCCTACAGAACTGGCTTGTGATGTAGGTGAGCATTTAGGCGTAAAAGGTCACGAATTCGGTGCGACAACAGGTCGTAAACGCCGCACCGGGTGGTTTGATGCAGTAGCGATGAAACGGGCAGTACAAATAAATTCAATTACTGGCTTTTGTTTAACCAAGCTGGACGTGCTGGATGGTCTGGAAACCTTGCAGATTTGTACCGGCTACAAAGACGCAGATGGTAATATTAAAGACGTTCCGCCAATGGCAGCCGACGGTTATGACCTTATCTCACCGGTGTACGAAGAAATGCCGGGATGGAGTGACACTACCTTCGGCGTGACTGAATTTAGCAAGTTGCCAAAAGCCGCGCGTAACTATATTAATCGGTTAGAAGCCATTACTGGCGTTCCTGTGGATATTATTTCAACAGGTCCAGATCGTAACGAAACCATTGTGTTACGTCACCCTTACGACGCTTAA
- a CDS encoding aminotransferase class V-fold PLP-dependent enzyme, translating into MYQHFYSRFLKANAGKQHYSCHSHYYWPDVTRDAMCEYWDDSARWVDDKWQFFFETVVPEVQQTISDILQSRKPEQIVFAPNTHELLFRILSALDWRQPQKILSTDSEFHSFHRQVQRLTEWETIELTSVPTLPFASFIDRFIEQIKQQQPDVVFVSQVFFNSGFAIGDLEAIVNAVTNPDTIIIIDGYHGFMAVPTNLSRIADRIFYLAGGYKYAQAGEGACFCHVPPNCQLRPLYTGWFAEFGELDKARDDVVSYAANGMRFAGATMDFSALYRMRAVFQLFKANHITVDTIQRHVQSVQAAFLKKLNDINHPFINSSTLMVKDAAERGHFLTFSLPDEASAAQLAAALAHEGIQTDYRGDRLRFGFSLYHQPNEIDLRCLAKF; encoded by the coding sequence ATGTATCAGCATTTCTATTCCCGTTTTTTAAAGGCAAATGCGGGTAAGCAACATTATTCTTGCCACAGTCATTATTACTGGCCGGACGTAACGCGGGATGCCATGTGCGAATACTGGGATGACAGTGCGCGGTGGGTAGACGACAAATGGCAGTTTTTTTTTGAAACGGTAGTGCCCGAGGTTCAGCAGACTATCAGTGATATTTTGCAATCCAGAAAGCCAGAACAAATAGTCTTTGCTCCCAACACCCACGAATTATTATTTCGTATATTAAGTGCACTGGACTGGCGTCAACCGCAGAAAATTCTTTCCACTGATAGCGAATTCCACAGTTTTCACAGACAGGTACAACGGCTAACAGAATGGGAAACGATAGAATTAACCTCGGTGCCCACACTGCCTTTTGCTTCTTTTATTGATCGCTTCATTGAACAAATCAAACAACAGCAACCGGATGTGGTTTTTGTCAGTCAGGTATTTTTTAATTCCGGATTTGCTATTGGTGATCTTGAGGCAATTGTTAATGCCGTCACCAATCCCGACACCATTATCATAATCGATGGATATCACGGTTTTATGGCCGTGCCGACAAATTTAAGTCGCATTGCTGACCGTATTTTTTATCTGGCGGGTGGCTATAAATATGCCCAGGCAGGTGAGGGGGCTTGTTTTTGTCACGTTCCCCCAAACTGTCAGTTGCGGCCACTGTACACTGGCTGGTTCGCCGAATTTGGTGAGCTGGATAAAGCCCGCGATGATGTCGTCAGCTATGCTGCTAACGGAATGCGTTTTGCTGGCGCCACTATGGATTTTTCAGCGCTATACCGAATGCGGGCAGTATTTCAATTATTCAAAGCCAATCATATAACGGTGGATACAATCCAGCGCCATGTCCAATCTGTACAGGCTGCATTTTTGAAAAAGCTTAATGATATTAATCACCCTTTCATTAATTCATCGACATTAATGGTAAAAGATGCGGCTGAACGCGGGCATTTTCTTACATTTTCGCTGCCTGATGAAGCCAGTGCGGCGCAACTGGCTGCTGCGTTAGCGCACGAAGGTATTCAAACTGATTATCGCGGCGACCGATTACGTTTTGGCTTTTCCTTGTATCATCAGCCAAACGAAATCGATTTGCGTTGTTTGGCTAAATTTTAA
- the trxA gene encoding thioredoxin produces MDLSATNNIVDITLENFQQVILQESQEKLILVDFWAQWCEPCKDMMPILEKIAREYQKVLILAKVDCDEQQEVAAQFGIRSLPTVMVVKDGQPVDGFAGAQTESQIREMLAKYLPQPEDEDLQKAAQAIEAGDYQGAFPFAKQAYDLNPENIDSRYMYIDCLVETGSIEQAKAELETIKLVDQDSRYQVLLGKIELAEQAADTPEIKQLQEAVEREPENLQLKIELAVQLQQARKVDQALALLHSVLLKDLNFGEAKKLMLDMINALPDGEPLKSAYRRKVYSLLY; encoded by the coding sequence ATGGACCTTTCAGCAACAAACAATATTGTGGATATCACCTTAGAAAATTTTCAGCAGGTGATTCTGCAGGAATCTCAGGAAAAACTTATTCTGGTCGATTTTTGGGCGCAGTGGTGCGAACCATGTAAAGACATGATGCCCATTCTGGAAAAAATTGCCCGGGAATACCAAAAAGTACTGATTCTGGCAAAAGTAGATTGCGATGAGCAGCAGGAAGTTGCTGCGCAGTTTGGTATTCGCAGCCTGCCGACGGTTATGGTAGTTAAAGATGGTCAACCTGTAGATGGTTTTGCCGGGGCGCAAACGGAGAGCCAAATTCGGGAAATGTTGGCAAAGTATCTGCCGCAGCCGGAAGATGAAGATTTGCAAAAAGCAGCGCAAGCAATCGAAGCTGGCGATTATCAGGGCGCTTTCCCTTTCGCAAAGCAAGCGTACGATCTTAACCCGGAAAATATTGATAGTCGGTACATGTATATCGACTGTTTGGTGGAAACAGGCTCTATCGAGCAGGCAAAGGCCGAGTTGGAAACTATTAAACTGGTAGATCAGGATAGCCGCTATCAAGTGTTGTTAGGTAAAATCGAGCTAGCGGAACAGGCCGCAGACACGCCTGAAATCAAACAACTGCAAGAGGCAGTGGAGCGAGAGCCCGAAAATCTGCAACTAAAAATTGAATTGGCAGTGCAGTTACAACAAGCGCGTAAAGTTGATCAGGCATTAGCACTGTTGCACTCGGTATTGCTGAAAGATTTAAACTTCGGTGAAGCTAAAAAGTTAATGCTGGATATGATTAATGCGTTGCCAGATGGCGAACCGCTCAAGTCTGCTTACCGTCGCAAAGTGTATAGCCTGTTATACTAA
- a CDS encoding Na+/H+ antiporter NhaC family protein: protein MNWMSIIPPLVAIIVVFWKKEVIMALLLAVLSAEALILFGTTDSTILMAPITSVERVIEVVSSPGNARILLFSVLVGALLAYIRDSGGVTATVNWLVGKGVAKTRRQVGGLTFFTGVAVFIESNLSVLTAGIFARGLFDKFSMSRARLAYIIDSTSAPVCILILLNGWGAFVLGMLDTYELEASSASILWGSVPLNFYALFTLAIVLYTIIKDKVHGPMAKEDAAMRQMETSIAAQPATKARFMIVPLLVMVISMIGFMFWTGNGVLAEGSGSKSVLYATMLATAVAYALLLMHKRFTHHQAVGIGFKGMGELLPLVTIVLLSLTLGSSLKVLGTGLFVAGIVGEYLPNVLIVPMLFLAGAVMSFTTGTSWGTFAILIPIGVPLIQTLGLPPSLVVAAILGGGVFGDHCSPISDTSAVSSIAAGCDLLTHVRTQLPYALTAGGFTLLAYVIASFIMIG, encoded by the coding sequence ATGAATTGGATGTCAATCATCCCTCCCCTGGTCGCAATAATTGTCGTCTTCTGGAAAAAAGAAGTCATTATGGCGCTGTTGTTGGCAGTGCTATCAGCAGAAGCGCTCATATTGTTTGGCACCACAGACAGCACTATTCTAATGGCTCCCATTACGTCGGTGGAACGCGTTATTGAGGTGGTTTCCAGCCCGGGAAATGCCCGTATTTTGCTGTTTTCCGTGCTCGTTGGGGCGCTTTTAGCCTATATTCGTGATTCTGGTGGCGTTACCGCTACGGTGAACTGGCTGGTCGGGAAAGGTGTGGCTAAAACCCGCCGCCAAGTGGGCGGGCTGACGTTCTTTACTGGCGTGGCTGTGTTTATCGAATCAAATCTTAGCGTGCTTACGGCGGGAATTTTCGCCCGCGGACTGTTTGACAAATTCTCCATGAGTCGCGCCCGCTTAGCGTACATTATTGATAGTACCAGTGCGCCTGTTTGTATTCTGATACTGCTAAACGGCTGGGGCGCGTTTGTGCTGGGTATGCTTGATACCTACGAACTGGAAGCGTCATCGGCCAGCATATTATGGGGAAGCGTTCCTCTTAATTTTTACGCACTGTTTACCTTGGCGATTGTGCTGTACACCATCATTAAAGATAAAGTACACGGGCCAATGGCTAAAGAAGATGCTGCTATGCGACAAATGGAAACGTCAATAGCCGCACAGCCCGCCACAAAAGCGCGTTTTATGATTGTGCCTTTACTGGTTATGGTCATCAGTATGATCGGGTTTATGTTCTGGACAGGCAATGGCGTACTGGCTGAAGGAAGCGGCAGTAAATCTGTACTTTATGCCACTATGCTGGCGACGGCAGTGGCTTACGCTCTGCTATTGATGCACAAGCGGTTTACTCATCACCAAGCCGTAGGAATTGGCTTTAAGGGAATGGGAGAATTACTACCCTTGGTCACTATTGTGCTACTTTCTCTTACATTAGGGAGCAGCCTTAAAGTATTGGGAACTGGCTTATTTGTAGCCGGAATCGTTGGCGAGTACTTACCTAATGTTTTAATTGTTCCTATGCTTTTTTTGGCGGGTGCGGTAATGTCTTTTACCACTGGCACCTCCTGGGGCACCTTTGCCATTCTTATTCCTATCGGCGTTCCGCTCATTCAAACTCTCGGCCTTCCCCCTTCTCTTGTCGTGGCAGCTATTCTGGGAGGCGGTGTTTTTGGCGATCACTGCTCCCCCATTTCTGACACCTCTGCAGTGTCTTCTATTGCTGCCGGTTGTGATCTTCTGACACACGTAAGAACTCAGCTTCCCTACGCGCTAACTGCTGGCGGATTCACTTTGTTAGCCTATGTTATTGCCAGCTTTATTATGATTGGATGA
- the ggt gene encoding gamma-glutamyltransferase, translating to MRLLSIYFFTVWLIGCSAGTATNPDLSSASINGQQAVAMPDAFSADAAMAVMDDGGNAIDAAIAAEFVLAVTLPEAGNIGGGGFMTIYHDHRPMFLDYREMAPGSADRDMYLNEQGQVVKMDSLFGARASGVPGTVAGMWAAHQKFGKLPWKRLVQPAVELAEQGFVVPKKLAERISDQISRAEKRDINSNFNRYFAHAKAGTVFKQPELASTLKRIRDEGKEGFYAGETAQAIVQYMQKNNGLITQNDLSRYEAKWRQPVRYHWRGYTLVTAPPPSSGGVAVAQWIGMLDDVLENTTLPAQNSASYVHLMAEIGKRVFADRAEYMGDPDFVNVPVSQLIDQNYIDKRANEVTINNISATEDVKPGLYESPQTTHFSVMDQWGNAVSNTTTLNLLFGNAMVVEGAGFLLNDEMDDFSAKAGVPNFFGAVGGTANEIQPYKRMLSSMTPTIVLKDNEVQLVTGSPGGTTIISSATQSLLNALLFDMTAEEAVNAPRFHHQLLPKDTIAYHEGLSQQVIAELEAMGYTMKQSNFGDVQLIKRTATGLEAASEARGRGKSIVAAGGH from the coding sequence ATGCGATTACTCAGTATTTATTTTTTTACCGTTTGGTTAATTGGCTGTTCTGCAGGCACTGCTACCAACCCTGACCTGTCATCGGCATCTATAAACGGCCAGCAAGCTGTGGCCATGCCAGATGCATTCAGTGCCGATGCCGCAATGGCGGTGATGGACGATGGTGGTAATGCTATAGATGCTGCCATCGCTGCAGAGTTTGTATTGGCAGTGACGTTACCGGAAGCCGGGAATATTGGCGGCGGTGGTTTTATGACAATTTATCACGACCACCGGCCGATGTTTTTGGATTATCGGGAAATGGCGCCGGGCAGCGCCGACCGCGATATGTATCTGAATGAACAAGGCCAAGTCGTAAAAATGGATTCGCTGTTCGGTGCCCGCGCGTCGGGAGTGCCGGGTACGGTCGCTGGTATGTGGGCAGCACATCAAAAATTCGGCAAACTGCCATGGAAACGTCTGGTGCAACCTGCCGTTGAACTTGCTGAACAAGGTTTTGTGGTACCCAAAAAGCTAGCAGAACGCATAAGCGATCAAATCAGCCGGGCAGAAAAAAGAGACATAAACAGCAACTTTAACCGGTATTTTGCTCACGCGAAGGCAGGTACAGTGTTTAAGCAACCGGAACTGGCCAGCACACTTAAACGCATTCGCGACGAAGGCAAAGAGGGTTTCTACGCTGGCGAAACTGCCCAGGCTATAGTTCAGTACATGCAAAAGAATAACGGGTTGATCACCCAAAATGATCTTTCACGCTACGAAGCCAAATGGCGCCAACCGGTCCGTTACCACTGGCGGGGTTATACCTTGGTTACGGCCCCACCACCCAGTTCGGGCGGCGTTGCCGTGGCCCAGTGGATAGGCATGTTGGATGATGTGCTGGAGAATACAACCCTGCCCGCCCAAAACAGCGCTTCTTACGTGCACCTTATGGCGGAGATTGGCAAACGGGTGTTTGCCGACCGCGCCGAGTATATGGGCGATCCGGATTTCGTGAACGTACCGGTCAGCCAATTAATTGATCAAAACTATATTGATAAACGCGCCAATGAAGTCACCATAAATAACATTTCTGCTACCGAAGATGTAAAACCAGGTTTATATGAAAGCCCGCAAACCACGCATTTTTCAGTAATGGATCAATGGGGAAATGCCGTGTCTAACACTACCACGTTAAATCTGCTTTTCGGTAACGCGATGGTAGTAGAAGGCGCAGGCTTTTTGTTAAACGATGAGATGGATGATTTTAGCGCGAAAGCAGGTGTACCTAACTTTTTTGGTGCAGTAGGCGGTACGGCAAACGAAATTCAGCCGTACAAGCGGATGCTTTCGTCAATGACCCCAACAATCGTGTTGAAAGACAATGAGGTACAGCTGGTAACGGGATCTCCTGGTGGCACCACCATTATTTCGTCAGCCACTCAGTCACTGTTGAACGCATTGCTATTTGATATGACAGCAGAAGAAGCGGTGAACGCGCCACGATTCCACCATCAACTATTACCCAAAGATACCATTGCTTATCATGAAGGCTTATCGCAACAGGTAATTGCAGAACTGGAAGCCATGGGTTACACAATGAAGCAAAGCAATTTTGGCGATGTGCAACTAATTAAACGCACTGCCACAGGGTTAGAGGCCGCTTCAGAAGCAAGGGGCAGAGGCAAGAGTATCGTCGCAGCCGGGGGTCATTAA
- a CDS encoding DUF2065 domain-containing protein: protein MEWLWSALAIVCILEGLGPLLIPNRWRLYMLQISQQPSNQLRQVGGVLVIIGFISLFYLNY from the coding sequence ATGGAGTGGTTGTGGTCGGCATTAGCCATTGTTTGTATTCTTGAGGGGCTAGGGCCTCTGCTTATTCCAAATCGCTGGCGGTTGTATATGCTTCAGATAAGCCAGCAGCCGTCTAACCAGCTACGTCAGGTAGGCGGGGTGCTGGTGATAATAGGTTTTATCAGCCTGTTTTATCTTAACTATTGA